The sequence GGGAGACGCCACGAAAATCAACGAACGTCAAACTCGACTCGCTgcatactgcaattcagccggCCGAGAGGAATAGCAGCGCGGAGACGAAAACACTGAGGTGCGTAACATGTAAGAACACCAAATGTCTATTCGCGAAGACTCAAGTAATAGATGGCAAAAGTTTGTAAACAGCGAAAAGGCAGAGGAGGTGTTCACATCCGTGGACGGAGTGCGGACATCACAGTGGATGTCGGGGCGTAAGGGACGTCCCACGAAGCAACAAATGTCACCTGTAGCTGCCGTGGCCGTTCGTGTTACTATTACGAATAGAGGCGAGAAAAACAGGGCGGCCTGCGGGCTGCGATATGGACGTGTATAGTGAGCAATTCGGCACTATGTTTCGGCTGATGCCTAACACGTCGGAGAACTTCTCCTGGAGCCTGGAGGACATTTTTGGCCCGGAGTCTGCTCCCCTCTCCATCCAGGTCCCGCTGACTATCGTGTACGTCATCACGTTCATGACCGGTATCACGGGAAACGTTCTGACCATGATCATCTTCACCACAGTCCCCTCTCTCCGCAATCCCACCAACTTCTACCTGCTCAGCCTGGCCTTCTCGGACCTGCTGATGCTCGTCATCAACCTGCCGGTGGACATGACGGAGCAGCTGTACCAGAAGTCCTGGGTCCTGGGCGACACTGTCTGCCGTAGCCACGTCTTCATGAACGAGCTCTGCTACTCCGCCACAGTAATGTCCATCTGCACCCTCAGCATCGAACGCTACATCGCCATCTGCCACCCGCTCCAGGCCAAGACACTGGTCACCAAAGAGCGGACCATGACGGCCATCGTGGCCGTGTGGCTGCTGTCCATCGCCTTCTCCCTGCCCGTGTCCCTGTGGATCCAGGAGGTGTCGTTCCGGCTGCCCTCCGGCGAGTCGGTGTGGGCCAAGTGTACCATCCCGCTGCAGTATCAGGAGCAGGTGCAGTACTTCACCGCCGTGGCGACCGTGGTGTTCTTCGTGGTGCCGATGTGTCTGCTGGCCGGGCTGTACCTCCTCATCGGCGTCAAGCTGCACAAGACCCGCTCCAACCCGAAGAGCCGCCGCGGTGGCAAGCTGGGCCGGCGAGCCGACGCCCTCATCAACAAGACGCGCGGACAAGCCGTCAAGAAGTTAGGTAAGCAACATCCAACGTAATCTTGAATATCTGAGCTAAAAAAGCAACCTGCCTAAGAAAAGTCCAACGGGTAAATCCATACCAATTAGTCCACTAGAAACAGCTCGTGAAAAATAACTTAATTAGCATATGTacaatataaaaagaaaaatcaattttGAAACCAATTGTTGAAGTTGCcaaaatctgaagaaaaaatccccCAAAGCATGACAAAGCGACCGTTACATACATATTGTTGACGACCAATTTTGCCAGATGTAGTTTTTTTGCCGTTGGTATTTTCTATCAAGTTACCTAAAGGTGAAGAAACAAATTTACAGAGTATGATAGAAAtacattcaaatacataatattGTAGCTAACCAATATCATTATTTCTCTATAACTGGCAATTTCAATCAAATATGCAAAGACGACGGGTAATGAGTTCAAACTTTAAGTGTTATACACTGACGATAGTGAAGTCACATTGCACATAATTTTGCAATGCTCACTACACAACGACAGTGCCGTGGACTAGACTCAGATCGATGTGATTTTGCTCATTGAA comes from Branchiostoma floridae strain S238N-H82 chromosome 2, Bfl_VNyyK, whole genome shotgun sequence and encodes:
- the LOC118432375 gene encoding neuromedin-U receptor 2-like, which codes for MDVYSEQFGTMFRLMPNTSENFSWSLEDIFGPESAPLSIQVPLTIVYVITFMTGITGNVLTMIIFTTVPSLRNPTNFYLLSLAFSDLLMLVINLPVDMTEQLYQKSWVLGDTVCRSHVFMNELCYSATVMSICTLSIERYIAICHPLQAKTLVTKERTMTAIVAVWLLSIAFSLPVSLWIQEVSFRLPSGESVWAKCTIPLQYQEQVQYFTAVATVVFFVVPMCLLAGLYLLIGVKLHKTRSNPKSRRGGKLGRRADALINKTRGQAVKKLGLVVLAFAVCWTPYHALRLMYVYADMFGSTEKVVYLNMDYVSTVLLYLNSALNPVLYNLASKRFRHEFRLLLCKNRFKKSGLGTRSYHRSDISSVQKTSTTGTALSNGPMRGASHDGRIGSLDRISEEKSSQLAKNEYQLEEIRENEISMSPVFESLSPSPGNRTPEISSIEIQQPEPNNGIVVVHDYPREPGADNTNPPLGKASCRRKHKGLVGLEIEDVAPNYELHINRKNETTYL